DNA from Kribbella amoyensis:
CCGGTCGCCCTGGACGTCGAAGGTGAAGTGCGACGGGCCGTTGAAGCCGTCGCCGCCGACCTGGGTGAGCAGGGTGATCGGATTGCCCGGGGTGGACACCTCGGTGCCGGTGAAGGTGGCTCGTTTGCCGATCAGTTCGTTGTCGCTCCAGGACCGGATCTGGCCGTGGCCGCGGAACTGCCGGCCCCAGTCGTCCACGTAGCCGTCCTCGGCGAAGGCGGCCGCGAAGGCGTCGTTGTCGAGCTGGTCGATGGCGTCGAGGGCGCGGCGGACCGCGGCCGGAATGTCGGTGCTCATGCCGCGACGATAACGCGGTCGCGAGGGTTGAACCGGTGGCCGCTCGCAGCCGTATGGGTGGTGTCGGATGTCCCGAGACCCGAGGGAGCCACCCATGAAACGCATCCTGTCCGTCCTCGGCGCGGTCGTGCTCGGCGCCGCGGTGCTCACCGCCTGCGGGGGCGGCAGCGGTAACGGTTACGGCGGTGGCGGTTCGTCCGCGCCGTCCAGCAGCGGCCCGACGACGGCGCCTGCGAACGGTGCGGCCGCCGGTCCGGCGAAGCTGGG
Protein-coding regions in this window:
- a CDS encoding nuclear transport factor 2 family protein is translated as MSTDIPAAVRRALDAIDQLDNDAFAAAFAEDGYVDDWGRQFRGHGQIRSWSDNELIGKRATFTGTEVSTPGNPITLLTQVGGDGFNGPSHFTFDVQGDRIASMTITA